In the genome of Fusarium fujikuroi IMI 58289 draft genome, chromosome FFUJ_chr02, one region contains:
- a CDS encoding ubiquinol cytochrome c reductase 8.5 kDa subunit, translated as MVSYTPIRMSEFKSNYGPKYVIPVYDHRTSNSKRTVKAEANYDSRNSTQGYHAQPNVAGFTPQAAFRIGSRLAMYGAPAAVAVLLFANGIPRVQRDVLQKIPFLGNYFRKEIHPADNPF; from the exons ATGGTCTCCTAC ACTCCCATCCGCATGTCGGAATTCAAGAGCAACTATGGTCCTAAGTACGTTATACCAGTCTACGATCACCGAACATCGAATTCGAAGCGCACTGTCAAGGCAGAAGCAAACTACGACTCTCGAAATTCTACGCAAGG GTACCATGCTCAGCCCAACGTTGCAGGCTTCACCCCTCAGGCTGCCTTCCGAAT CGGCTCCCGTCTGGCTATGTACGGTGCCCCCGCCGCTGTTgctgtcctcctcttcgccaaCGGTATTCCCCGTGTGCAGCGTGACGTTCTCCAG AAGATCCCTTTCCTTGGCAACTACTTCCGAAAGGAGATCCACCCCGCCGACAAC CCTTTCTAA